Proteins encoded by one window of Sphingosinicella sp. BN140058:
- a CDS encoding GH92 family glycosyl hydrolase produces the protein MAVLRASCVIGGRVRRTHLLAATALLGLCALPADMLLAHSGAAAASTAPVDLADPLVGTAPLDRQGLIGNAPPPGEPVYSGQTSPGARLPHSSTEAAPVNVNLELSYPFGVPAPYHYPNPTMIGFTGGGGATYGGRARPMIMPVVGDWTVPPAYTQAWYDKATEKAAPGFYSVYLNTMRTKVEATATQWTSLFRFTFPKSDRSNLLVNLPRDGGSVEIIGDRAVRGVSGDGRANGSADGPYFVAEFSRPFTGFGTFRKSPGEDAAWGIGDKDVAPQVRSVNGKYAGAYLSFGTAEGEQIQMKIAHGDSYAEAEQRLRSENAGWDFERVQDHARSAWADLLGRVQVSGGTPKQRKLFYSTLFQSFSSPRLVARKGETFSDANGRMQTAGYDRYSPVPFWDTGRNQLVLLELLEPELVQNVMRSELDMARERGFMNTSFHADNAVFLYLGAWERGIPFDYAGTYEYLKKNATDPEGPRDYLAEYQRQGWISDEIPKGNPSPPHAGGKAGAAKTLEYAWDDYALARFARRLGKAEDARMFEARARNYANVFDRGTGFVRGRTADGAWIEPFDPREPYYNHMMKEASGWSTLWLVPHDVHGLISLLGGRDRFNAKLDQFFATPYAPKGICRDCTGVIGQYVQGNQPDQHAPYLYAWSGQPWKTQALVRRILDELYGSDAAGYGYPGMDDQGSTSSWYAMSAMGFYPVDPSSQIYVLGSPIFDDVRLTLGNGRTLEIVAENVSAANMYIQSATLNGKRWDKPWFSHDDIKNGARMVLTMGPRPNTAWGSAPEAAPPSMSEAGR, from the coding sequence GCTTGCCCACTCGGGCGCTGCAGCGGCGTCGACAGCTCCGGTCGATCTTGCCGATCCGCTCGTCGGCACCGCGCCGCTCGATCGGCAGGGTCTGATCGGCAACGCGCCGCCGCCGGGCGAACCCGTCTATTCGGGGCAGACCTCGCCGGGCGCACGTTTGCCGCACAGCTCGACGGAGGCTGCGCCGGTCAACGTCAATCTGGAGCTGAGCTATCCGTTCGGGGTGCCAGCGCCCTACCATTATCCCAACCCGACGATGATCGGTTTCACCGGCGGCGGCGGCGCCACCTATGGCGGACGGGCAAGGCCGATGATCATGCCGGTGGTCGGCGACTGGACGGTGCCGCCGGCCTACACCCAGGCGTGGTACGACAAGGCGACGGAGAAGGCCGCGCCGGGTTTCTATTCCGTCTACCTCAACACGATGCGCACCAAGGTCGAGGCGACCGCCACGCAGTGGACCAGCCTGTTCCGCTTCACCTTCCCAAAGAGCGACCGATCGAACCTGCTCGTCAACCTGCCCCGCGACGGCGGCAGCGTAGAGATCATTGGAGATCGCGCCGTGCGGGGCGTCTCCGGCGACGGGCGCGCCAACGGCTCCGCCGACGGGCCCTATTTTGTCGCCGAATTCTCCCGGCCGTTCACCGGCTTCGGAACGTTTCGAAAGTCTCCGGGCGAGGATGCGGCGTGGGGGATCGGCGACAAGGACGTGGCGCCGCAGGTGCGCAGCGTGAACGGCAAATATGCTGGCGCCTATCTGAGCTTCGGCACTGCCGAGGGCGAGCAGATCCAGATGAAGATCGCCCATGGCGACAGCTATGCCGAGGCCGAACAGCGCCTGCGCAGTGAAAATGCCGGGTGGGATTTCGAACGGGTGCAGGACCATGCGCGGTCCGCCTGGGCCGATCTGCTCGGCCGGGTCCAGGTCAGCGGTGGCACGCCCAAGCAGCGCAAGCTTTTCTACTCGACGCTGTTCCAGTCCTTTTCAAGCCCGCGACTGGTGGCGCGCAAGGGCGAGACGTTCAGCGATGCCAACGGCAGGATGCAGACCGCAGGCTACGATCGCTACTCGCCGGTGCCGTTCTGGGATACTGGGCGAAACCAGCTGGTTCTCCTCGAACTGCTTGAGCCCGAACTTGTCCAGAACGTGATGCGATCGGAGCTCGACATGGCACGCGAGCGCGGCTTCATGAACACGTCCTTCCACGCCGATAATGCCGTGTTCCTGTATCTCGGCGCCTGGGAGCGCGGCATTCCGTTCGACTATGCCGGCACCTACGAATATCTGAAGAAGAACGCGACCGACCCGGAGGGACCGCGCGACTATCTTGCCGAATATCAGCGGCAGGGCTGGATTTCGGACGAAATCCCGAAGGGCAATCCGAGCCCGCCGCACGCCGGCGGCAAGGCCGGCGCCGCCAAGACGCTGGAATATGCGTGGGACGATTATGCGCTCGCCCGCTTTGCGCGCCGGCTCGGCAAGGCCGAGGACGCCCGCATGTTCGAGGCGCGGGCGCGCAACTATGCCAACGTCTTCGATCGCGGGACGGGCTTCGTCCGTGGCCGCACCGCCGACGGCGCCTGGATCGAGCCGTTCGACCCGCGCGAGCCCTATTACAACCATATGATGAAGGAGGCGTCGGGCTGGTCGACCCTGTGGCTGGTGCCGCACGACGTTCATGGCCTGATCAGCCTGCTCGGCGGACGCGACCGGTTCAACGCCAAGCTCGACCAATTCTTCGCGACGCCCTACGCGCCCAAGGGCATCTGCCGCGACTGCACCGGCGTGATCGGCCAATATGTCCAGGGCAACCAGCCCGATCAGCATGCGCCCTATCTCTACGCGTGGAGCGGTCAGCCCTGGAAGACGCAGGCGCTGGTTCGCCGCATTCTCGACGAGCTCTACGGCAGCGATGCCGCCGGCTACGGCTATCCCGGCATGGACGACCAGGGATCGACCTCATCCTGGTATGCGATGAGTGCGATGGGCTTCTATCCGGTCGACCCGTCCAGCCAGATCTATGTACTGGGCAGCCCGATCTTCGACGACGTGCGTCTCACTCTCGGCAACGGCCGCACGCTCGAGATCGTGGCCGAGAACGTTTCCGCAGCGAACATGTACATCCAGTCGGCGACGCTGAACGGCAAGAGATGGGACAAGCCGTGGTTCAGCCACGACGACATCAAGAACGGCGCCAGGATGGTGCTGACCATGGGTCCGAGGCCGAACACCGCCTGGGGCAGCGCGCCCGAGGCCGCGCCGCCATCGATGTCGGAGGCGGGGCGATGA
- a CDS encoding glycoside hydrolase family 2 protein, which translates to MRRMNGLLLGAALLATSVAADAGQGQAQTQTRGAPVYTGLVTTEWGRKVTPENAWRSYPRPQFRREAWQNLNGRWDYAITGAAAARPDRMDGKILVPFPVESRLSGVARRIEPDDRLWYRRSFTVPADWSGQRVMLNFGGVDHEAHVWVNGAMVGAHQGGFNTFGFDITDQLRPGENELLVQVVDPNSAGSQPRGKQILDPSGIWYTAVSGIWQTVWLEPVSRLHIADVRATPDIDRGMVDLQVALSGWAEDTDAVRITVRSGSRTIGSTIIRANRETSIAIPQPHLWSPEDPFLYDVTAELVTVHDPYAGAKERNRTAYDARFTPGERKTYAEAQVVGRPRDRVATYFAMRKISVGPGTIAGQPALLLNNKPYFQNGTLDQGWWPDGLWTPPSEEAMKSDLVFLKKAGFNMVRKHIKVEPARYYYDADRLGILIWQDMPSGGGEDQFVTGNSKSQAVMSSDMMAQHQNELTHMIGDLRAFPSIVMWVVNNEGWGQYDSATLARYVKGMDPGRLVNADSGWLDVAPDVSDVFDIHTYEDVPNTPQRQSRRAIVLGEYGGIGLPVAGHLWRPGKDNWGYQAARDEGDYLARYRRKLDGVIRQAKEHGLSAAVYTQTTDVEDEINGLLTFDRASAKAPAEALREIAAPLWEDDTRR; encoded by the coding sequence ATGCGCAGGATGAACGGTCTTTTGCTCGGCGCCGCCCTGCTTGCGACGAGCGTCGCCGCCGATGCCGGGCAGGGGCAGGCACAGACGCAGACGCGCGGCGCGCCGGTCTATACCGGGCTGGTGACGACCGAATGGGGCCGGAAGGTCACGCCCGAAAATGCCTGGCGCTCCTATCCGCGTCCGCAGTTCAGGCGCGAGGCGTGGCAGAACCTCAACGGCCGCTGGGACTATGCGATCACCGGCGCCGCCGCGGCGCGGCCGGACCGCATGGACGGCAAGATCCTGGTACCGTTTCCGGTCGAATCCCGGCTGTCGGGCGTTGCCCGCCGGATCGAGCCCGACGATCGCCTTTGGTACCGGCGCAGCTTCACCGTGCCCGCCGACTGGTCGGGGCAGCGGGTGATGCTGAACTTCGGCGGGGTCGATCACGAGGCGCACGTGTGGGTGAACGGTGCGATGGTCGGCGCGCACCAGGGCGGCTTCAACACGTTCGGCTTCGACATCACCGACCAGCTTCGTCCCGGCGAGAACGAATTGCTGGTCCAGGTCGTCGATCCGAACTCGGCCGGCAGCCAGCCGCGCGGCAAGCAGATCCTCGATCCGTCCGGCATCTGGTACACGGCGGTGAGCGGCATCTGGCAAACTGTGTGGCTCGAGCCGGTGTCGAGGCTCCACATTGCCGACGTGCGCGCCACGCCCGACATCGACCGTGGCATGGTCGACCTGCAGGTGGCGCTGAGCGGCTGGGCGGAGGATACCGACGCGGTGCGGATCACCGTTCGATCCGGAAGCAGGACGATCGGCTCCACCATCATCCGGGCCAACCGCGAAACCAGCATCGCAATCCCGCAGCCGCATCTGTGGTCGCCCGAGGATCCGTTCCTGTACGACGTCACCGCCGAACTGGTGACGGTGCACGATCCCTATGCGGGCGCCAAGGAGCGCAACCGCACCGCCTACGATGCGCGGTTCACGCCGGGCGAGCGCAAGACCTACGCGGAGGCGCAGGTGGTCGGCCGTCCGCGCGACCGGGTCGCGACCTATTTCGCGATGCGGAAGATCTCGGTCGGTCCCGGCACGATCGCCGGACAGCCGGCCCTGCTGCTCAACAACAAGCCCTATTTCCAGAACGGAACGCTGGACCAGGGCTGGTGGCCCGACGGGCTGTGGACGCCGCCCTCCGAAGAGGCGATGAAGAGCGACCTCGTCTTTCTGAAGAAGGCCGGGTTCAACATGGTTCGCAAGCACATCAAGGTCGAACCGGCGCGCTATTATTACGATGCCGACCGGCTCGGCATACTGATCTGGCAGGACATGCCGTCCGGCGGCGGCGAGGACCAGTTCGTCACCGGCAACAGCAAGAGCCAGGCGGTGATGTCGTCCGACATGATGGCGCAGCATCAGAACGAGCTGACCCACATGATCGGCGACCTGCGCGCCTTTCCGTCGATCGTGATGTGGGTGGTCAACAACGAAGGGTGGGGGCAATATGATTCCGCCACGCTCGCCCGTTACGTCAAGGGCATGGATCCGGGACGTCTCGTCAACGCCGACAGCGGCTGGCTGGACGTCGCCCCGGACGTCTCGGACGTGTTCGACATCCACACCTATGAGGATGTGCCGAACACGCCGCAGCGCCAGAGCCGGCGCGCGATCGTGCTGGGCGAGTATGGCGGCATCGGCCTGCCGGTGGCCGGTCACCTGTGGCGGCCCGGCAAGGACAATTGGGGCTATCAGGCGGCCAGGGACGAGGGCGACTATCTGGCGCGCTACCGGCGCAAGCTGGACGGCGTGATCCGCCAGGCGAAGGAGCACGGGCTCAGCGCCGCGGTCTACACCCAGACCACCGACGTCGAGGACGAGATCAACGGCCTGCTGACGTTCGACCGGGCGTCCGCCAAGGCACCGGCCGAAGCGCTCAGAGAAATCGCCGCACCCTTGTGGGAGGACGACACCCGCCGCTGA
- a CDS encoding TonB-dependent receptor has translation MNSRNLYRGFAQRGAMRNLLLSASILAGCGGTAFAQDLSASQTAADADQAGAADAAGVGDQTASDAEGIVVTGYRRSIEQSLTQKREANAFVDVITAEDIGKFPDKNVADALQRVPGVVITRDGGEGSRVSIRGLQSGLTLTLLNGNFLAGADSGDPQRSFNYVLLPSNFIASTEVYKSPEARLEEGGVGGTIILNTRRPFDVKSGTGFLSVEGTYSDTTEKFEPQIAGQYSWKNADETLGVLVGGTWQKRSNRELRASTETWRWWSDRDPTGKVLTPATDVDGNPFENDDAISYWPGTGVTARDGTHYSGYWAPQSVNAQVFDQERERYGIQATVQARPLDNLTVTANYFRFGYKSDFTSNVLKIPEWGYDNFFTGATFDDSGTIFQSAQFQVPAAGTGCLANRTPCTMETPQLAGSYSREKQTSQTFDTEVRWDTDRFDAVLKMGKTKATGGPSMRINVAAKPRLTVAGAERNGNLLSVWDITDGKPTFEFSPELQQNITNGIAQIDTGSTGSSFINSELAQRYAQLDLTYSFDGFLKSVQVGGKWRDLSIHRETGRNDWYADAATQRRYQDTPQGAVALPEFFYDKPIGNISGGFDASSFPGINFENYLDYLNTTYGPSVRVEEKDFIYDLGERVFAGYAQLNFESGGFRGNVGLRVANTKQSGNTSDRLQYLNDYCTDGPGGPFDPNRPLGADGNCLVLPLSVRETIVNTRVDQSKTYTDWLPSFNASYEITPDLIIRGAVAKVIARPSFNDLGSQRSLTYRSPEYAFDRGTFGEFQGWSGSGGNPELNPFSAWQYDVGIEWYFQRGSVLGATLFRKDVSDFVVPLVIDVTREVAGEQVAIEPYSTLANGSNARSQGIELYAQHTLSFGLGAQVNFTYNDTSVADVSLDGQKVGSSALVGSAKTQVNASVFYENDNLLLRASYNRRGKVVGALVSGLNEFTDPYEQIDLNASYALNDRLMLTASVINLTKSEESRHLGSDTDARFTYRNYFGRRAYVGLSYNF, from the coding sequence ATGAACAGCCGGAATCTGTACCGCGGCTTCGCCCAGCGTGGCGCCATGCGCAACCTTCTGCTCTCCGCCAGCATCCTCGCCGGCTGTGGCGGCACGGCCTTTGCGCAGGATCTGAGTGCCTCCCAGACCGCTGCCGACGCCGATCAGGCCGGTGCCGCGGACGCTGCCGGCGTCGGCGATCAGACTGCGAGCGACGCGGAAGGGATCGTCGTAACCGGGTACCGTCGCTCGATCGAACAGAGTCTCACGCAGAAGCGTGAAGCCAACGCCTTCGTCGACGTGATTACCGCCGAAGATATCGGCAAGTTCCCGGACAAGAACGTCGCCGACGCGCTGCAGCGGGTGCCCGGCGTCGTCATCACCCGTGATGGGGGCGAAGGCAGCCGAGTCAGCATCCGGGGCCTGCAATCGGGCCTTACGCTGACCTTGCTCAACGGCAATTTCCTGGCGGGTGCCGACAGCGGCGATCCCCAGCGCTCGTTCAACTACGTGCTGCTGCCGTCCAACTTCATCGCCAGCACCGAAGTGTACAAGTCGCCCGAGGCGCGGCTCGAGGAAGGCGGCGTCGGCGGCACGATCATCCTCAACACCCGCCGGCCGTTCGACGTGAAGTCCGGCACCGGCTTCCTGTCGGTCGAGGGTACCTATTCCGACACCACCGAGAAGTTCGAGCCGCAGATCGCCGGTCAGTATAGCTGGAAGAATGCCGACGAGACGCTCGGCGTCCTCGTCGGCGGCACCTGGCAGAAGCGATCCAACCGCGAGCTCCGCGCGTCGACCGAGACCTGGCGCTGGTGGAGCGATCGCGATCCCACCGGCAAGGTGCTCACGCCGGCGACCGACGTCGACGGCAATCCGTTCGAGAATGACGACGCGATTTCCTACTGGCCCGGTACCGGCGTGACGGCCCGGGACGGCACCCATTATTCCGGCTATTGGGCGCCGCAGTCGGTCAACGCTCAGGTCTTCGACCAAGAGCGCGAGCGCTACGGCATCCAGGCGACCGTCCAGGCGCGACCGCTCGACAATCTTACCGTTACCGCCAATTATTTCCGCTTCGGCTACAAGAGCGACTTCACCAGCAACGTGCTGAAGATCCCCGAATGGGGCTATGACAATTTCTTCACCGGCGCGACGTTCGACGACAGCGGCACGATCTTCCAGTCCGCCCAGTTCCAGGTGCCGGCGGCGGGCACCGGCTGCCTTGCCAACCGCACTCCCTGCACCATGGAGACGCCGCAGCTTGCCGGCTCGTACAGCCGTGAGAAGCAGACGTCGCAGACCTTCGACACCGAAGTTCGCTGGGACACCGATCGCTTCGATGCGGTGCTGAAGATGGGCAAGACCAAGGCCACCGGCGGCCCCTCGATGCGTATCAACGTCGCCGCCAAGCCACGGCTCACCGTCGCGGGGGCCGAACGGAACGGCAATCTGCTGAGCGTGTGGGACATCACCGACGGCAAGCCGACTTTTGAATTCTCGCCGGAGCTCCAGCAGAACATCACCAACGGCATCGCCCAGATCGACACCGGTTCGACGGGATCCAGCTTCATCAACAGCGAACTGGCGCAGCGCTACGCCCAGCTCGACCTGACCTACAGTTTCGACGGCTTCCTGAAGTCGGTTCAGGTCGGCGGCAAGTGGCGGGATCTCAGCATCCACCGCGAGACCGGTCGCAATGACTGGTATGCGGATGCTGCGACCCAGCGCCGCTATCAGGATACGCCCCAAGGCGCCGTCGCGCTGCCGGAATTCTTCTACGACAAGCCGATCGGGAACATCAGCGGCGGCTTCGACGCGAGCTCCTTCCCAGGCATCAATTTCGAAAATTATCTCGATTATCTGAACACGACCTACGGCCCGTCGGTGCGCGTCGAGGAAAAGGATTTCATCTACGATCTCGGCGAGCGTGTCTTCGCCGGCTACGCGCAGCTCAACTTCGAAAGCGGCGGCTTCCGCGGCAATGTCGGGCTTCGCGTTGCCAATACCAAGCAATCGGGCAACACATCGGATCGCCTGCAATATCTCAACGATTATTGCACCGACGGCCCCGGCGGCCCCTTCGATCCCAACCGGCCGCTGGGGGCCGACGGCAATTGCCTGGTGCTGCCGCTCAGCGTCCGTGAGACCATTGTCAACACGCGGGTCGACCAGTCGAAGACCTATACCGACTGGCTGCCGAGCTTCAACGCGTCGTATGAGATCACACCCGACCTGATCATCCGCGGGGCGGTCGCGAAGGTGATCGCACGCCCCTCCTTCAACGATCTCGGCTCGCAACGCTCGCTTACCTATCGTTCGCCGGAATATGCGTTTGACCGGGGCACGTTCGGCGAATTCCAAGGATGGTCCGGCAGCGGCGGCAATCCCGAACTGAATCCGTTCTCGGCCTGGCAATATGACGTCGGCATCGAATGGTACTTCCAGCGTGGCTCGGTGCTTGGAGCCACCCTGTTCCGCAAGGACGTATCGGATTTCGTCGTGCCGCTGGTGATCGACGTCACCCGCGAGGTTGCCGGGGAGCAGGTCGCGATCGAGCCGTACTCGACCCTGGCGAACGGTTCGAACGCCCGGTCGCAGGGCATCGAATTGTACGCCCAGCATACATTGTCGTTCGGCCTCGGCGCCCAGGTGAACTTCACCTATAACGACACCTCGGTGGCGGACGTGTCGCTCGACGGCCAGAAGGTCGGTTCGTCGGCGCTGGTCGGAAGCGCAAAGACCCAGGTCAATGCGTCGGTCTTCTACGAGAACGACAACCTGCTGCTGCGCGCCTCCTACAATCGTCGCGGCAAGGTGGTCGGCGCTCTCGTCTCCGGCTTGAACGAGTTTACCGATCCTTACGAGCAGATCGATCTCAACGCCTCCTACGCGCTCAACGACCGCCTGATGCTGACGGCGTCGGTGATCAACCTCACCAAGTCGGAAGAGAGCCGCCATCTCGGCAGCGATACCGATGCGCGCTTCACCTACCGCAATTATTTCGGTCGGCGCGCTTATGTCGGGCTTTCCTACAACTTCTGA
- a CDS encoding glycoside hydrolase family 43 protein: MFRRSAHAALILAASLGGAGTASAANPIVPGWYADPEIRVFDGRYWIYPTYSDDYGAPDVTKHFTPAQTEARKRKTVRPSYGKQTFFNAFSSPDLVHWSKHSHVFDVENADWAAYAIWAPSVIAANGRYYMFFSANDIQSDKELGGIGLAVSDTPAGPFKDALGKPLIDAFHNGAQPIDPFAFRDKDGQVYLYYGGWKHCNVVRLSPDLTSVVPFPDGTTYKEITPPGYVEGSFVIERGGTYYLMWSEGGWTGPDYSVAYAMGPSPTGPFKPMGKILAQDFRIARGAGHHSVVNVPGTDEWYIAYHRRPLDTDRGEHRQVAIDRMHFNADGTIRPIVMTNEGVAPRPIAAAARPNGK; the protein is encoded by the coding sequence ATGTTTCGACGATCCGCGCATGCGGCGCTCATTCTCGCCGCCTCGCTCGGCGGTGCCGGCACTGCAAGCGCGGCCAACCCGATCGTTCCGGGCTGGTATGCGGATCCCGAGATACGGGTCTTCGACGGCCGTTACTGGATCTACCCGACCTATTCCGACGATTACGGGGCGCCCGACGTCACCAAGCACTTCACGCCCGCGCAGACCGAGGCGCGCAAGCGCAAGACGGTTCGCCCCTCCTACGGCAAACAGACCTTCTTCAACGCCTTCTCCTCGCCCGACCTTGTCCACTGGTCGAAGCATTCGCACGTCTTCGACGTCGAGAATGCCGACTGGGCGGCGTACGCGATCTGGGCGCCTTCGGTGATTGCCGCTAACGGGCGCTACTACATGTTCTTCAGCGCCAACGACATCCAGAGCGACAAGGAGCTCGGCGGGATCGGCCTCGCGGTCAGCGACACGCCCGCCGGCCCCTTTAAGGATGCGCTCGGCAAGCCGTTGATCGACGCCTTCCACAACGGCGCACAGCCGATCGATCCGTTCGCATTCCGCGACAAGGACGGGCAGGTCTATCTTTATTATGGCGGCTGGAAGCATTGCAACGTCGTGCGCCTGAGCCCCGACCTCACATCGGTGGTGCCGTTCCCCGACGGCACGACGTATAAGGAGATCACGCCGCCCGGCTATGTCGAAGGCTCGTTCGTGATCGAGCGCGGCGGCACCTATTACCTGATGTGGTCGGAGGGCGGCTGGACCGGACCCGATTACAGCGTCGCCTACGCGATGGGTCCGAGCCCGACCGGACCGTTCAAGCCGATGGGCAAGATCCTGGCGCAGGACTTCCGGATCGCGCGCGGGGCAGGCCACCATTCGGTGGTGAACGTGCCCGGCACCGACGAATGGTACATCGCCTATCATCGCCGGCCGCTCGATACGGACCGCGGCGAGCATCGCCAGGTCGCGATCGACAGGATGCACTTCAACGCGGACGGCACGATCCGTCCGATCGTGATGACCAACGAAGGCGTCGCGCCGCGGCCGATCGCCGCCGCCGCCCGCCCGAACGGCAAGTGA
- a CDS encoding GH92 family glycosyl hydrolase, translating into MPGAGEAQGGGGRAKSEALVDLANPLMGTDSNYALSYGNTYPAVAVPWGMNFWTPVTGKMGNGWGYTYDDTKISGIKQTHQASPWMNDYAAFELMAVTGPVRIRQDERASWYSHKAEESRPYKYKVYLADHDVTAEVAPTNRAAQFRFTFPESDDAHIVLDAYNEGSMVNIDPARRRITGYARNNSGGVPANFHNYFVLEFDHDFTVTRTWDQNWQLRDDLKSEGGHVGAAVSFKTKKGEQIGVKVASSFISLEQAERNLAQEIGRDSYAQTEAKAKQAWETEFQRIQVSDPDQDNRRTFYSALYRMLLFPRMFHETDAQGRMVHYSPYDGKVHPGPMFTDNGFWDTWRSVFPFFALAYPELDGQIMQGLANTYKESGWLPEWASPGHRNVMIGSNSANIIADAYLNGVRGFDVETLYEAMVKNATTSEGRPTDERGRVVNAVGREGVEYYNRLGYVPYDVGINENAARTLEYATADFSLSRLAAALGKTEDAKKYAAQAQNYRKLYDSQSGWMRGRNQDGSWATPFNPLKWGDAFTEGNSLHYSWSVMQDVQGLADLMGGDKAFVDRLDSIFTTPPLFDESYYGQVIHEIREMQIVDMGQYAHGNQPIQHMIYLYDWAGAPWKTQYHVRDVMKKLYAATPDGYPGDEDNGQTSAWYVFSALGFYPVTPAVGQYAIGSPLFRTVRMTMPSGKILTIEAQNNSPENIYIQSVTLNGRPHEKTWFSREQLQQGGTLRFVMGPKPNTKWASGKAAAPFSMSAPATR; encoded by the coding sequence ATGCCGGGGGCCGGAGAGGCGCAGGGCGGCGGCGGCCGTGCGAAGAGCGAAGCTTTGGTCGATCTCGCCAACCCGCTGATGGGCACCGACAGCAATTACGCTCTGTCCTACGGCAACACCTATCCGGCCGTCGCCGTGCCCTGGGGCATGAACTTCTGGACTCCGGTGACCGGCAAGATGGGCAATGGCTGGGGCTATACCTATGACGACACCAAGATCAGCGGCATCAAGCAGACCCACCAGGCGAGCCCCTGGATGAACGATTATGCCGCCTTCGAGCTGATGGCGGTGACCGGGCCGGTGCGCATCCGCCAGGACGAGCGCGCGTCCTGGTACAGCCACAAGGCGGAGGAGAGCCGGCCCTACAAATACAAGGTCTACCTCGCCGATCACGACGTAACCGCGGAAGTGGCGCCGACCAACCGCGCTGCGCAGTTCCGCTTCACCTTTCCGGAAAGCGACGACGCCCACATCGTCCTCGACGCCTATAACGAAGGCTCGATGGTCAACATCGATCCGGCGCGGCGGCGGATCACCGGCTATGCGCGCAACAATAGCGGCGGCGTGCCAGCCAACTTCCACAATTATTTCGTGCTGGAATTCGACCACGATTTCACCGTCACCCGCACCTGGGACCAGAATTGGCAGCTGCGCGACGATCTGAAGTCGGAAGGCGGTCATGTCGGCGCCGCGGTCAGCTTCAAGACGAAGAAGGGCGAGCAGATCGGCGTCAAGGTCGCGTCGTCGTTCATCAGTCTCGAACAGGCCGAGCGCAACCTGGCGCAGGAAATCGGCCGAGACAGCTATGCCCAGACCGAGGCAAAGGCCAAGCAGGCGTGGGAAACCGAATTCCAGCGCATCCAGGTCAGCGATCCCGACCAGGACAACCGCCGCACCTTCTATTCGGCGCTGTACCGCATGCTGCTGTTCCCGCGCATGTTCCACGAAACCGACGCGCAGGGCCGGATGGTGCACTACAGCCCCTATGACGGAAAGGTGCATCCGGGCCCGATGTTCACGGACAACGGCTTCTGGGACACCTGGCGCTCGGTCTTCCCATTCTTCGCCCTGGCCTATCCCGAGCTCGACGGCCAGATCATGCAGGGCCTCGCCAACACCTACAAGGAATCGGGCTGGCTGCCGGAATGGGCAAGCCCCGGCCACCGCAACGTGATGATCGGTTCCAATTCGGCGAACATCATCGCCGACGCCTATCTGAACGGCGTCCGCGGCTTCGACGTCGAGACGCTCTACGAAGCGATGGTCAAGAATGCGACCACGTCGGAAGGACGGCCGACCGACGAGCGGGGCAGGGTGGTGAACGCCGTCGGCCGCGAAGGCGTCGAATATTACAACCGCCTCGGCTACGTTCCCTACGACGTCGGCATCAACGAGAATGCCGCGCGGACGCTCGAATATGCGACGGCCGACTTCTCGCTGTCGCGCCTCGCCGCCGCGCTCGGCAAGACCGAGGACGCGAAGAAATATGCCGCGCAGGCGCAGAATTACCGCAAGCTCTACGACAGCCAGTCCGGCTGGATGCGCGGCCGGAACCAGGACGGATCCTGGGCGACGCCGTTCAACCCGCTGAAGTGGGGCGATGCCTTCACCGAGGGCAATTCGCTCCACTACAGCTGGTCGGTGATGCAGGACGTGCAGGGCCTTGCCGATTTGATGGGCGGCGACAAGGCGTTCGTGGATCGGCTGGATTCGATCTTCACCACGCCGCCGCTGTTCGACGAAAGTTATTACGGCCAGGTGATCCACGAGATTCGCGAGATGCAGATCGTCGACATGGGCCAATATGCCCATGGCAACCAGCCGATCCAGCACATGATCTATCTCTACGACTGGGCGGGCGCGCCGTGGAAGACGCAATATCACGTGCGCGACGTGATGAAGAAGCTCTACGCGGCGACCCCGGACGGTTATCCGGGCGACGAGGATAATGGCCAGACATCGGCCTGGTACGTCTTCTCGGCGCTCGGATTCTATCCGGTCACGCCGGCGGTCGGGCAATATGCGATCGGCAGCCCGCTCTTCCGCACTGTGCGGATGACGATGCCGAGCGGCAAGATCCTCACCATCGAGGCGCAGAATAACAGCCCGGAGAATATCTACATCCAGTCCGTGACCCTCAACGGGCGCCCGCACGAAAAAACATGGTTCTCGCGCGAGCAGTTGCAGCAGGGCGGGACGCTGCGCTTCGTGATGGGACCGAAGCCGAACACGAAATGGGCGAGCGGCAAAGCCGCCGCGCCGTTCTCGATGAGCGCACCGGCCACGCGGTGA